A region from the Lolium perenne isolate Kyuss_39 chromosome 4, Kyuss_2.0, whole genome shotgun sequence genome encodes:
- the LOC127293578 gene encoding strigolactones hydrolase CXE15-like, producing MSGGDTAPRVVEDLFGIVQILSDATVVRSDEPVLQPKEAYPDVPGVQWKDVVYHAVHGLRVRVYRPAPLAGSGSSKLPVLVYFHGGGYCMGSFTQPYFHSFCLRAAQELPAVVLSVQYRLAPEHRLPAAIHDGAGFLSWLRGQAELGAGADPWLAESADFARTFVSGVSAGANLAHHVTVQVASGQLAVSPVRVVGYVLLSAFFGGAERTAGETDPPADVSLTVEMSDQFWHMSLPVGASRDHPVANPFGPESPGLALVDLPPALVVAPGSDVLRDHVRGYAASLKKLGKAVEVAVFEGEQHSFSVLRPFGEAADELLRVLRRFVYTATER from the coding sequence ATGTCCGGCGGCGACACGGCACCGCGCGTCGTGGAGGACTTGTTCGGCATCGTCCAGATCCTGAGCGACGCCACCGTCGTCCGCTCCGACGAGCCCGTCCTCCAGCCAAAGGAGGCGTACCCCGACGTCCCAGGCGTGCAGTGGAAAGACGTGGTGTACCACGCGGTGCACGGCCTGAGGGTCCGCGTGTACAGGCCGGCGCCGCTGGCCGGCAGCGGCAGCAGCAAGCTTCCGGTGCTGGTGTACTTCCACGGCGGCGGCTACTGCATGGGCTCGTTCACTCAGCCCTACTTCCACTCCTTCTGCCTCCGCGCCGCCCAAGAGCTTCCCGCCGTTGTGCTCTCCGTCCAGTACCGCCTCGCCCCGGAGCACCGCCTCCCGGCCGCCATCCACGACGGCGCGGGTTTCCTCTCCTGGCTGCGCGGCCAGGCCGAGCTCGGAGCCGGCGCCGACCCGTGGCTCGCGGAGTCGGCCGACTTCGCGCGGACGTTCGTCTCCGGCGTATCGGCCGGCGCCAACCTGGCGCACCACGTCACCGTCCAGGTCGCGTCCGGGCAGCTCGCGGTCAGCCCGGTGCGCGTCGTCGGATACGTCCTCCTGTCCGCGTTCTTCGGCGGTGCCGAGCGCACCGCGGGCGAGACCGACCCGCCGGCGGACGTATCCCTGACGGTGGAGATGTCCGACCAGTTCTGGCACATGTCGCTGCCGGTGGGGGCGAGCAGGGACCACCCGGTGGCCAACCCGTTCGGCCCGGAGAGCCCCGGACTCGCGCTGGTGGACCTCCCGCCGGCGCTAGTGGTGGCGCCAGGGAGCGACGTGCTCCGCGACCACGTGCGCGGGTACGCGGCGAGCCTGAAGAAGCTTGGGAAGGCCGTGGAGGTCGCCGTGTTCGAGGGAGAGCAGCACAGCTTCTCCGTCCTCCGGCCGTTCGGCGAGGCGGCCGATGAGCTGCTGCGAGTGCTCAGGCGGTTCGTGTACACGGCGACCGAACGGTGA